A region from the Aegilops tauschii subsp. strangulata cultivar AL8/78 chromosome 5, Aet v6.0, whole genome shotgun sequence genome encodes:
- the LOC109740708 gene encoding probable E3 ubiquitin-protein ligase ATL44, with translation MQQPRGGCWAARRLLAAPAPPPDPAHPMDAQPMARLETVFSGTTIVLFVATVSYVVFSAVYACIRATRYDARQQGHGWVDGDGLGAAAPREETKRALETIPVRVVVLQQQQQPGDVIGGRKKEEDADADAGDCAVCLAEYAAGDEVRVLPACRHGFHRECVDRWLLTRAPTCPVCRATVGAHVEGADAKEDYAAGHRGVIGLAAGSHALPEP, from the coding sequence ATGCAGCAACCACGCGGTGGCTGCTGGGCCGCTCGCCGCCTCCTGGCCGCGCCGGCGCCCCCGCCGGATCCCGCCCATCCGATGGACGCGCAGCCGATGGCGCGCCTCGAGACGGTGTTCAGCGGCACCACCATCGTGCTCTTCGTCGCCACCGTCTCCTACGTCGTCTTCAGCGCGGTCTACGCCTGCATCCGCGCCACCCGCTACGACGCCCGCCAACAAGGACACGGCTGGGTCGATGGCGACGGCCTGGGAGCGGCGGCGCCGCGGGAGGAGACCAAGCGCGCGCTCGAGACGATCCCCGTGCGGGTGGTCGtcctgcagcagcagcagcagcccggCGATGTCATCGGAGGCcggaagaaggaggaggacgccGACGCGGACGCCGGCGACTGCGCGGTGTGCCTGGCGGAGTACGCGGCCGGGGACGAGGTGCGGGTGCTCCCGGCGTGCCGCCACGGGTTCCACCGGGAGTGCGTCGACCGCTGGCTGCTCACGCGCGCGCCCACCTGCCCTGTCTGCCGCGCCACGGTCGGTGCTCACGTCGAGGGCGCCGACGCCAAGGAGGACTACGCGGCCGGACACCGCGGTGTCATTGGTCTCGCCGCCGGGTCCCATGCGCTTCCGGAGCCTTGA